One genomic window of Desulfovibrio legallii includes the following:
- a CDS encoding beta strand repeat-containing protein: MAASTATIAEDATQPFSGTLPAPTDVDSTDTPTYVPQEGTVGQYGSFTLAADGTYTYTLNNNLAAVQALGVNETLTETLSYTVSDGHGGTASNSLTITISGTNDAPVISTNGWSNSAVVTEDGTASISGTATVTDVDDASHTFTLSAGAITGQTLYVLAADNEQGYTVSAESPADNDYLGTLSVDGNGSYSFTLNNAAASVQGLKAGQTISVSAAVVVSDGYGDTGSQNISFTINGTNDAPEITWQKLHLRDAGVGAQGVGGKLSGYGNSPTTEDNNTNDYVAPYAQRVEVEGSLSTTASDADSGDTLTFSIVTNSTRDDLLHFGKSITTTTFNNSEPNHVEGNAIEVNITSDAVTQNDVGQNIQTIVTTYGTLILNQNTGAYTFTLDQEAANHLAAGERFNFKFATQVKDSAGATDQHELGVCIEGANDAPTLTLMPQDGTAFGLANDGAATVTVNESEGAADSTYTLGTVAGADADNGAQLHYGLLTGHTDVTATRAPTATYGEAVSDGKGGVSLAGQYGTLTIAADGTLSYTVNAATNAWSADKSEVDQFTILVKDQYDAWTAKPIDITVQGQNDAPTVSLSADGFSVTEAQNNAYGNLNTGQADAQPCTLTTLTATDAEGDAVTLGLKDGNTSSYVGNGGTVSVTGQYGTITLNADGTLSYLVNNTKDGKANALTEGEQGNDTFTLLVKDSNGAVTEQTFTVRVNGVNDAPYILDAKSLSMNAVTEDAATAVSGQFAVADPEGQAMTFSISNAHDLDANTWVKDSYEVSGDDAHEGWTAIDTQYGTLYLNPGNGEYTFELDNNAQAVQALKDGETRTVEFGIVVDDTDTADGKLQFRATITINGTNEAPTVAADTADVQLDLTESGKSGDIGTDFANGRNGDDAKGTDTDSGSFTVKDVDGGSLHLAGLTLKDGDGAAAVLTASSTDAATGATTYHTAYGDLTLTPTTNDDGSVTYAYSFNLDNASAAVNALDAGETRSLTFTVSVDDGQGGTVEQPVTVSINGVNDITLMGWSSVGLQEDGDATASNFIPGKNTGASPADAEGDTLVYGVAGLTDGKDSWSVVRGGLDYTGEHGGQTLEVAAEKTVDGQTTYRGETVEILTTTTTDESDVDHQLVVTNYGVLDLNTATGEYTFTKGTPENSAALSAALHKAYGEGADISTALQTITSNINSLGAGEKLSFSFQATAAESDSGLQSTHMIGVTLTGANDAPVLTTEGPATFGLTESGLSDDNGANSYNNAQAGVESASGSFTVKDVDAGDTQSVSLLLNGEGVELTTAEGGILVYHAQYGDLTLTPTTNDDGSVTYAYSFALNAAANALTDTDTPSYAFTIRVTDSQGASVDQAVTASINGVNDIPLMYGQTVSLSEDATMSVNGALQHFSNHTSFDPEDGDKVTFGVVGLSDGKASWDVVRGKESGWVDDKGSLVDHGGQTMPASITKGSGTDAASRTTEVTILETKPVAETSGEEVTTTPHQLVVTNYGVLDLNTATGAYTFTMGTAQNNAALEAALRAAYGADADISGLVQTITANVDSLAAGEKLSFSFQATVKDAQGLTGTHMIGVNITGSYDAPTIDMSSAAPSVDEAALPGGTHEGETASGESLSTEGTFTVNTYSEGGTLTIGGQTFTLDAKGNATVADQNASIETDHGTLTITAISNGTVYYTYALTDVVDNAEGADSATESINVSVTSGSGESAQTVTSSLAITINDDAPTATVTVDGATTATTGGGDGGTEGGTTSLSDVALNFMELAQGDVSEAALSNVSLGITISAAQVSYANIANPQVSDIVATGSLYYKSIAYSNNYDGLGVDTTAESDGIDNLANRGWDGLGTKNQRLDEICFTRTGTSTGVSEAVVFELPEGQTATSLSITLGALEGSSNEKALLSFYRDGQLVSTHEVAASGGDTVVTFSTDTINGGFDKVVVSAIDNGAFYGEYYVNKDNSDFTIQSISFGGVQQESPTETTVTTITGHVTGTSADGIESIVFDESVASVTLADGKEMTLTASEDGKTLTGTVDGATYFTATLGAVGTDGTAQWEVTQTQPFQLAQDQNLLNFVVTDKDGDTAATAVAGDDTLLGGTDDDLLLGDNADLASLASLTDEASSAAILAYAQAAPQALATALDDTSDAGGNDVLLGEGGNDLLFGQHGNDLLLGDGSQAGLDNLAGHLNTDAQNADALATALHTLDAQGLDSLAAWTEQNLEDAADGQDTLFGGTGHDALLGLGGDDYLDGGAGDDFIFGGSGNDSLYGQADNDYLHGGSGNDYLDGGAGNDTLLGGSGTDHLLGGDGDDYLDGGAGNDTLEGGSGNDNLSGGDGADKLDGGAGNDLLHVDSQDLLADGGTGVDFLLTKDLNTVDSLLNNGKVENVEAAITDAGGKDGDATLSLTNMADLAKVGISVGQDATTGQQTITLDSHWTAGDAHNGMATFTNATADLTLTLTDHATSTSSDADAQVQTAIHIMQSDSGSQS; this comes from the coding sequence TGTGCCGCAGGAGGGAACCGTCGGTCAGTACGGCAGCTTTACCCTGGCGGCCGACGGCACCTACACCTATACCCTGAACAACAACTTGGCTGCGGTGCAGGCCCTGGGCGTGAACGAGACCCTGACGGAGACCCTCAGCTACACGGTGAGCGACGGCCACGGCGGCACGGCCAGCAACAGCCTGACCATCACCATCAGCGGGACTAACGACGCGCCCGTCATCAGCACGAACGGCTGGAGCAACAGCGCCGTCGTTACCGAAGACGGCACCGCCTCCATCAGCGGCACGGCGACGGTGACGGATGTGGATGACGCAAGCCACACCTTCACCCTCAGTGCGGGCGCCATCACGGGGCAGACGCTCTATGTGCTGGCCGCCGACAACGAGCAGGGCTACACCGTCAGCGCGGAATCCCCTGCCGATAATGACTACCTTGGCACCTTGAGCGTGGACGGCAACGGCAGCTACAGCTTTACTCTGAATAATGCCGCCGCCTCCGTGCAAGGCCTCAAGGCCGGGCAGACCATCAGCGTCAGCGCCGCCGTGGTGGTTTCGGACGGCTACGGCGACACGGGCAGCCAGAACATCAGCTTTACCATCAACGGCACCAACGACGCGCCAGAGATCACCTGGCAAAAACTGCATTTGCGCGATGCCGGCGTGGGCGCTCAGGGGGTCGGCGGAAAGTTGTCGGGCTACGGTAACAGCCCCACCACGGAGGACAACAATACCAACGACTATGTCGCCCCCTATGCTCAGCGTGTAGAAGTGGAGGGCAGCCTTAGCACAACCGCCAGCGATGCCGATAGTGGAGATACGCTGACTTTCAGTATCGTTACGAACAGCACAAGAGACGATCTCTTGCATTTTGGCAAATCCATCACAACCACTACTTTCAACAACAGTGAGCCAAATCATGTTGAAGGGAATGCCATAGAGGTTAACATCACCAGCGATGCCGTGACGCAAAATGATGTAGGCCAAAATATACAGACTATTGTCACAACCTACGGTACGCTGATACTGAACCAAAATACTGGCGCGTATACCTTTACATTGGATCAAGAGGCCGCCAATCACCTGGCTGCGGGTGAGCGCTTCAATTTTAAATTTGCCACCCAGGTGAAAGACAGCGCGGGCGCGACCGACCAGCACGAACTGGGCGTGTGCATAGAAGGGGCCAACGACGCCCCCACCCTGACCCTCATGCCGCAGGACGGAACCGCCTTTGGTCTGGCCAACGACGGCGCGGCCACGGTGACGGTGAATGAATCCGAAGGGGCGGCGGACAGCACTTACACCCTAGGCACGGTGGCCGGGGCGGATGCGGACAACGGCGCGCAGCTTCACTACGGGCTGCTCACCGGCCATACGGATGTCACCGCCACCCGCGCACCCACGGCCACCTACGGCGAGGCCGTCAGCGACGGCAAGGGCGGCGTATCCCTGGCCGGTCAATACGGCACCCTGACCATAGCCGCGGACGGCACCCTCAGCTATACGGTAAACGCCGCAACCAACGCCTGGAGCGCGGACAAATCCGAGGTGGACCAATTCACCATCCTGGTCAAGGACCAGTATGATGCCTGGACGGCCAAACCCATCGACATCACGGTGCAGGGCCAGAACGACGCGCCCACGGTCAGTCTGTCCGCTGACGGCTTCAGCGTGACGGAAGCGCAAAACAACGCCTATGGCAACCTGAACACGGGGCAGGCCGATGCGCAGCCATGCACGCTCACCACGCTCACGGCCACGGACGCGGAAGGCGATGCGGTTACCCTCGGGCTTAAGGATGGGAACACGAGCTCTTACGTCGGCAACGGCGGCACGGTTTCCGTCACGGGCCAGTACGGCACCATCACCCTCAACGCCGACGGCACGCTTTCTTATCTGGTGAACAATACCAAGGACGGCAAGGCCAACGCCCTCACCGAAGGGGAACAGGGGAACGACACTTTTACCCTGCTGGTCAAGGACAGCAACGGCGCGGTGACGGAGCAGACCTTTACCGTGCGCGTCAATGGCGTGAACGACGCACCCTATATTTTAGACGCGAAATCCTTGAGCATGAACGCTGTCACGGAAGACGCCGCTACCGCCGTTTCCGGGCAATTCGCCGTGGCCGACCCCGAAGGCCAGGCCATGACCTTCTCCATCAGCAACGCCCATGACCTTGACGCAAACACTTGGGTCAAAGATTCCTATGAAGTTTCGGGAGATGACGCGCACGAGGGCTGGACGGCCATAGATACCCAATACGGCACGCTCTACCTCAACCCCGGTAACGGCGAGTACACGTTTGAGCTGGACAATAACGCCCAGGCGGTGCAGGCGCTGAAAGACGGCGAGACCCGGACGGTAGAATTCGGCATTGTGGTGGATGATACCGATACTGCGGACGGCAAGTTGCAGTTCCGGGCTACCATCACCATCAACGGGACTAACGAAGCGCCCACGGTGGCGGCAGACACGGCGGACGTCCAGCTTGACTTGACGGAATCGGGCAAAAGCGGCGACATCGGCACGGACTTCGCCAACGGCAGAAACGGCGACGACGCCAAGGGCACGGACACGGATTCCGGCAGCTTTACCGTTAAGGATGTGGACGGCGGCTCATTGCATCTGGCTGGCCTGACGCTTAAGGACGGCGACGGCGCAGCCGCCGTCCTCACGGCCAGCAGCACAGATGCCGCTACCGGCGCAACCACCTACCACACCGCCTACGGCGACCTGACCCTCACCCCCACCACCAACGATGACGGCAGCGTCACATATGCCTACAGCTTTAATCTGGACAATGCCTCCGCCGCCGTCAACGCGCTGGACGCAGGGGAAACCCGGTCCCTCACCTTCACCGTCAGCGTGGACGACGGCCAGGGCGGTACGGTGGAGCAGCCGGTGACGGTCAGTATCAATGGCGTCAACGATATCACCCTCATGGGCTGGAGCAGCGTGGGCCTGCAGGAAGATGGGGACGCCACGGCAAGCAACTTCATTCCCGGCAAGAATACCGGCGCTTCCCCGGCGGATGCCGAGGGTGATACGCTGGTTTACGGCGTGGCCGGGCTTACGGACGGCAAGGATTCCTGGAGCGTGGTGCGTGGCGGGCTGGACTACACGGGCGAACACGGCGGGCAGACCCTGGAGGTGGCCGCCGAAAAAACCGTTGACGGGCAGACCACCTACCGCGGCGAGACCGTCGAAATCCTCACCACGACGACAACGGACGAAAGCGACGTCGACCACCAGCTTGTGGTCACCAACTACGGCGTGCTGGACCTGAATACGGCCACCGGCGAATACACCTTCACCAAGGGCACGCCGGAAAACAGCGCCGCCTTGTCCGCGGCGCTGCACAAGGCCTACGGCGAGGGGGCGGACATCAGCACCGCCCTGCAGACTATTACGAGCAATATCAATAGCCTGGGTGCTGGCGAAAAGCTCTCCTTCAGCTTCCAGGCCACAGCCGCGGAAAGCGATTCCGGCCTGCAAAGCACCCACATGATCGGCGTGACCCTCACGGGCGCCAACGACGCGCCCGTGCTGACCACAGAAGGACCGGCCACCTTTGGGCTTACGGAATCGGGGTTGAGCGACGACAACGGGGCCAATTCTTACAATAATGCCCAGGCGGGGGTAGAAAGCGCCTCCGGCAGCTTCACCGTTAAGGATGTGGACGCGGGCGATACCCAGAGTGTCAGCCTGCTGCTGAACGGAGAGGGCGTGGAACTGACGACCGCCGAGGGCGGCATACTGGTCTATCACGCCCAGTACGGCGACCTGACCCTCACCCCCACCACCAACGATGACGGCAGCGTCACCTACGCCTACAGCTTCGCCCTCAATGCGGCGGCCAACGCCCTGACGGATACGGACACGCCCTCCTACGCCTTTACCATCCGGGTAACGGACAGCCAGGGCGCGTCCGTGGATCAGGCCGTGACGGCCAGTATCAATGGCGTCAACGATATTCCGCTCATGTACGGACAGACGGTAAGCCTGAGTGAAGACGCCACAATGTCCGTCAACGGCGCGCTCCAGCATTTCAGCAACCACACGTCCTTTGACCCCGAAGACGGCGACAAGGTCACCTTTGGCGTGGTGGGCCTCAGCGACGGCAAGGCCTCCTGGGATGTGGTCAGGGGGAAGGAAAGCGGTTGGGTTGACGACAAGGGCAGCCTTGTGGACCACGGCGGCCAGACCATGCCCGCCAGCATCACCAAGGGCAGCGGCACTGATGCCGCCAGCCGCACAACGGAAGTGACCATTTTGGAGACCAAGCCGGTGGCGGAGACCTCTGGTGAAGAAGTCACCACCACGCCCCACCAGCTTGTGGTCACCAACTACGGCGTGCTGGACCTGAATACGGCCACCGGCGCGTACACATTCACGATGGGGACGGCGCAGAACAACGCCGCGCTGGAGGCCGCCCTGCGGGCCGCCTATGGCGCGGATGCTGACATCAGCGGGCTGGTACAGACAATTACGGCCAATGTGGATTCCCTGGCCGCGGGCGAAAAGCTCTCTTTCAGCTTCCAGGCCACGGTCAAGGATGCCCAGGGCCTCACCGGCACCCACATGATCGGCGTCAATATTACTGGCAGTTACGACGCGCCCACCATAGACATGAGTTCGGCAGCGCCGTCTGTCGACGAGGCAGCCCTCCCTGGCGGCACGCATGAGGGTGAAACCGCGTCGGGCGAAAGCCTCTCCACTGAGGGCACGTTCACGGTCAACACCTACAGCGAGGGCGGCACGCTGACCATCGGCGGGCAGACCTTTACTTTGGACGCCAAGGGCAACGCCACGGTGGCTGACCAGAACGCCAGCATCGAGACCGACCACGGCACGCTGACCATCACGGCAATCAGCAACGGCACGGTGTACTACACCTATGCGCTGACCGACGTTGTAGACAACGCGGAAGGCGCGGACAGCGCCACGGAATCCATCAACGTCAGCGTCACCAGCGGCAGCGGCGAAAGCGCGCAGACGGTTACCTCCTCCCTGGCCATCACCATCAATGACGACGCGCCCACGGCCACGGTCACGGTGGACGGGGCGACGACGGCCACGACGGGTGGAGGGGACGGCGGGACGGAAGGCGGCACTACATCGCTGTCCGACGTTGCACTTAACTTTATGGAGCTTGCCCAGGGGGATGTAAGCGAAGCAGCCTTGTCTAACGTGTCCCTTGGCATAACTATCTCCGCCGCCCAGGTTTCTTATGCGAATATTGCCAATCCCCAGGTGAGCGACATCGTCGCAACAGGAAGCCTGTATTACAAAAGCATTGCCTATAGTAACAACTACGATGGGTTGGGGGTTGACACCACAGCGGAAAGCGATGGCATTGATAATCTTGCCAACAGAGGGTGGGATGGCCTGGGTACCAAAAACCAGCGCCTGGACGAAATCTGCTTCACACGTACAGGGACTTCTACCGGCGTTTCAGAAGCCGTAGTTTTTGAACTGCCGGAAGGGCAAACCGCTACCTCGCTTTCCATCACTCTTGGTGCCTTAGAAGGCAGCTCGAACGAAAAGGCCTTACTCTCCTTCTACAGGGATGGACAACTGGTATCCACCCACGAGGTCGCAGCAAGCGGGGGCGATACCGTAGTTACATTCTCAACCGACACCATTAACGGCGGGTTCGACAAAGTGGTGGTCTCCGCCATTGATAACGGCGCTTTCTATGGCGAATATTACGTCAACAAAGACAACAGCGATTTCACCATCCAGAGCATTTCCTTCGGCGGCGTGCAGCAGGAAAGCCCGACGGAAACTACGGTAACCACCATCACAGGGCACGTTACGGGCACGAGCGCGGACGGCATTGAATCCATCGTTTTTGATGAAAGCGTTGCCTCCGTCACCTTGGCCGACGGCAAGGAAATGACCCTCACCGCCTCGGAGGACGGCAAAACCCTTACCGGCACAGTAGACGGCGCAACCTACTTTACCGCCACCCTGGGCGCTGTGGGCACTGACGGCACAGCCCAGTGGGAGGTCACCCAAACGCAGCCCTTCCAGCTTGCGCAAGACCAGAATCTGCTCAACTTCGTGGTTACGGACAAAGACGGCGATACGGCCGCCACCGCTGTGGCGGGCGACGACACCCTGCTGGGCGGCACGGACGACGACCTGCTTTTGGGCGACAATGCCGACCTGGCCAGCTTGGCCAGCCTGACGGACGAGGCCAGTTCCGCGGCCATCCTTGCGTACGCCCAGGCTGCCCCGCAGGCCCTGGCCACCGCGCTTGACGACACTTCCGATGCGGGCGGCAACGATGTTCTGCTGGGCGAGGGCGGCAACGACCTGCTCTTCGGCCAGCACGGTAACGACTTGCTGCTGGGCGACGGCTCGCAGGCCGGTCTGGACAACCTGGCCGGGCATCTGAACACGGACGCCCAGAATGCGGACGCCCTTGCCACCGCTCTGCACACGCTGGACGCCCAGGGCCTGGACAGCCTGGCCGCCTGGACCGAGCAAAACCTTGAAGATGCCGCTGACGGCCAGGATACCCTCTTCGGCGGCACGGGCCATGACGCACTTCTGGGCCTGGGCGGCGACGACTACCTGGACGGCGGCGCGGGCGACGACTTCATCTTCGGCGGCAGCGGTAACGACAGTCTCTACGGCCAGGCCGACAACGACTACCTCCACGGCGGTTCCGGCAACGATTACCTGGACGGCGGCGCGGGCAACGACACCCTTCTGGGCGGCTCCGGCACGGACCATCTCCTTGGGGGCGACGGCGACGACTATCTGGACGGCGGCGCGGGTAACGACACACTTGAAGGCGGCAGCGGCAACGACAACCTCAGCGGCGGCGATGGTGCGGACAAGCTCGACGGCGGCGCGGGCAACGACCTGCTGCATGTGGACAGCCAGGACCTGCTGGCCGACGGCGGCACGGGCGTGGACTTCCTGCTGACCAAGGATCTGAACACCGTGGACAGCCTCCTTAATAACGGCAAAGTGGAGAATGTGGAGGCCGCCATCACCGACGCGGGCGGCAAGGACGGCGACGCCACCCTGAGCCTCACCAATATGGCCGATCTGGCCAAGGTGGGCATCAGCGTGGGCCAGGACGCCACCACCGGTCAGCAGACCATCACGCTGGACAGCCACTGGACGGCGGGAGACGCGCACAACGGCATGGCCACCTTCACCAATGCCACGGCGGACCTGACCCTGACCCTGACGGATCATGCAACCTCTACCAGCAGTGACGCGGACGCGCAGGTGCAGACGGCCATCCACATCATGCAGAGCGATTCCGGCAGCCAAAGCTAG
- a CDS encoding type II toxin-antitoxin system RelB/DinJ family antitoxin, whose translation MANLQIRLDDALKAQAQAVTADLGLDVATAVRMFLVQMVRERALPFTPSLDPFYSPQNQAHLARLAQDMDAHVRSACHPLMEPGHETPLA comes from the coding sequence ATGGCAAATCTGCAAATACGTCTTGACGATGCTCTGAAGGCGCAGGCCCAGGCCGTTACCGCCGATCTGGGGCTGGATGTGGCGACGGCAGTGCGCATGTTTCTCGTCCAGATGGTGCGGGAAAGGGCCTTGCCGTTCACCCCCAGCCTGGACCCCTTCTACAGCCCGCAAAATCAGGCCCATCTTGCCCGCCTGGCGCAGGACATGGATGCCCATGTCCGCAGCGCCTGCCATCCCCTTATGGAGCCTGGGCATGAAACTCCTCTGGCATGA
- a CDS encoding Txe/YoeB family addiction module toxin, whose amino-acid sequence MKLLWHEEAWEDYLWWHAHDKRMVARIHALLSDVQRNGYAGLGKPEPLKANLRGWWSRRIDCEHRLVYRLAGDVCQIIQCKGHYGSQN is encoded by the coding sequence ATGAAACTCCTCTGGCATGAGGAGGCCTGGGAAGACTACTTGTGGTGGCACGCCCACGACAAACGCATGGTCGCCCGCATCCATGCGCTGCTCAGCGATGTGCAGCGCAACGGCTACGCGGGGCTGGGCAAGCCGGAACCCTTGAAAGCCAACCTGCGCGGGTGGTGGAGTCGGCGCATCGACTGTGAGCACCGGCTTGTTTACCGGCTGGCGGGCGATGTCTGCCAGATCATCCAATGCAAGGGCCACTACGGCAGTCAGAATTAG
- a CDS encoding outer membrane homotrimeric porin, producing the protein MKRICTLLLAAGLLFGAATGASAIDFKAKGQWLVGFGVGESSLINKTRDGNAPKQKTDSNDMFNAQQRVRLQLDAVASEALSGTVYFEIGTQTWGKSEDGGALGADGKQIKVKNAYIDWTVPQTDLKFRMGLQALALPNTYAGGSAIMDTDVAAVVASYQFNENVGLTAFWARPANDNFDGKDSRYYRTSDTSHANYLDNIDLFSVLLPLKFDGFHATPWVMYGAAGKNALTGYGDKWSTSDGVLNYSLRPYPATVNDGTFGKTSKAYGSMFWAGLPFAVTMFDPLNIEVDLNYGYVEGMGRYDAYKNGVFAKRGSTERQGWLAKALVEYKMDWGTPGIFGWYASGDDGNVKNGSERMPSLVATGNFTSFMGDGNLGWVNQDYSLSYAGTWGLGLQLRDMSFLEDLSHTFRVAYWGGTNSTSMVKYMKNSYDWNNGTSNYDGPYLTTNDGLVEFNLVNSYKIYENLEMNLELDYLVNCMDNDTWKKAGARDTSFEKQDMWKAQVVFAYSF; encoded by the coding sequence ATGAAACGTATCTGTACGCTCCTTCTGGCTGCCGGGCTGCTGTTCGGCGCGGCCACCGGCGCCAGCGCCATCGACTTCAAAGCCAAGGGCCAGTGGCTGGTGGGCTTCGGCGTGGGCGAGAGCAGCCTGATCAATAAAACCCGTGACGGCAACGCGCCCAAGCAGAAGACGGACAGCAACGACATGTTCAACGCCCAGCAGCGGGTGCGCCTGCAGTTGGACGCCGTGGCCTCCGAGGCCCTGTCCGGCACCGTGTACTTTGAAATCGGCACCCAGACCTGGGGCAAAAGCGAAGACGGCGGCGCGCTGGGCGCGGACGGCAAACAGATTAAGGTGAAGAACGCCTACATCGACTGGACCGTGCCGCAGACCGACCTCAAGTTCCGCATGGGCCTGCAGGCCCTGGCCCTGCCCAATACCTATGCCGGCGGCTCCGCCATCATGGATACGGACGTGGCCGCGGTGGTGGCTTCCTACCAGTTCAACGAAAACGTGGGCCTCACCGCCTTCTGGGCGCGTCCGGCCAACGACAACTTTGATGGTAAGGACTCCCGCTACTACCGCACCAGCGATACGTCGCACGCCAACTACCTGGACAACATCGACCTCTTCAGCGTGCTGCTGCCCCTGAAGTTTGACGGCTTCCACGCCACCCCCTGGGTTATGTACGGCGCGGCCGGCAAGAATGCCCTCACCGGCTACGGCGATAAGTGGAGCACCTCCGACGGCGTGCTGAACTACAGCCTGCGTCCTTATCCCGCCACGGTCAACGATGGAACCTTTGGCAAGACCAGCAAGGCCTACGGCTCCATGTTCTGGGCCGGCCTGCCCTTTGCCGTGACCATGTTTGATCCCTTGAACATCGAAGTGGACCTCAACTACGGCTATGTGGAAGGCATGGGCCGTTACGACGCCTACAAAAACGGCGTGTTCGCCAAGCGCGGCAGCACCGAGCGTCAGGGCTGGCTGGCCAAGGCCCTGGTGGAATACAAGATGGATTGGGGCACCCCCGGCATCTTCGGCTGGTACGCCAGCGGTGACGACGGCAACGTGAAGAACGGCTCCGAGCGCATGCCCAGCCTGGTGGCCACCGGCAACTTCACCTCCTTCATGGGCGACGGCAACCTGGGCTGGGTTAACCAGGACTACAGCCTGAGCTACGCCGGCACCTGGGGCCTGGGCCTGCAGCTGCGCGACATGAGCTTCCTGGAAGACCTCAGCCACACCTTCCGCGTGGCCTACTGGGGCGGCACCAACAGCACCAGCATGGTCAAGTACATGAAGAACTCCTATGACTGGAACAACGGCACCAGCAACTACGATGGTCCTTACCTGACCACCAACGACGGCCTGGTGGAGTTCAACCTGGTCAACAGCTACAAGATCTACGAAAACCTGGAAATGAACCTGGAGTTGGACTACCTGGTCAACTGCATGGATAACGACACCTGGAAGAAGGCCGGCGCTCGCGACACCTCCTTCGAGAAGCAGGACATGTGGAAGGCCCAGGTGGTCTTCGCCTACAGCTTCTAG
- a CDS encoding EF-hand domain-containing protein, which yields MRHCLACTLTLLALWAAPAWALPGANGEAPKEDTFSRMDTDKSGTVSPQEFKAAFPDMRDEAFAAIDTNKDNVIDRAEWDAFVKNHSAGMMQGMGGQNTMGGQGMMGGDAPAGMPGNQNMMEGAPGGMPLVTPPAGK from the coding sequence ATGCGTCACTGTCTTGCCTGCACCCTGACCCTGCTTGCCCTCTGGGCCGCGCCCGCCTGGGCCCTCCCCGGCGCAAACGGCGAGGCCCCCAAAGAGGATACGTTCAGCCGTATGGATACGGACAAAAGCGGCACGGTCTCCCCGCAGGAATTCAAAGCCGCCTTCCCGGACATGCGCGACGAGGCCTTTGCCGCTATCGACACGAATAAAGACAACGTCATCGACCGTGCGGAGTGGGACGCCTTTGTCAAAAACCATTCCGCCGGCATGATGCAGGGCATGGGCGGGCAGAATACCATGGGCGGCCAGGGCATGATGGGCGGCGACGCGCCTGCCGGCATGCCGGGCAACCAGAATATGATGGAAGGCGCGCCCGGCGGCATGCCCCTGGTAACGCCGCCCGCAGGCAAATAG
- a CDS encoding SlyX family protein — MADAEERLARLEEQAFFQEERLNALDAALAEQQRQMDQLARDLADALAVLRLLRDKLEQGPENAPPPHFMPERW, encoded by the coding sequence ATGGCCGACGCGGAGGAACGCCTGGCCCGCCTGGAAGAGCAGGCCTTCTTTCAGGAAGAGCGCCTGAACGCCCTGGATGCGGCCCTGGCCGAGCAGCAACGCCAGATGGACCAGCTGGCCCGCGACCTGGCCGACGCCTTGGCCGTGCTGCGCCTGCTGCGAGATAAGCTGGAACAAGGCCCCGAAAACGCCCCACCGCCCCACTTTATGCCCGAACGCTGGTAG
- a CDS encoding molybdenum cofactor guanylyltransferase, which produces MNAQPVAGVVLAGGLSTRLGQDKAALRLAAGGPDLLARTHALLRGLLPRCWVSCRADKPRLGYACVFDAVPGKGPMGGIVAALTRARDEGFAAVLALSCDLPFMDAPTLARLLAARQAALPQTLLTCYAAAATGRLEPLAGIYEVAALPLLLDHAGRAGRGSSLFRLFPADLCRTLPYGPEAARPFFNLNTAADLAAAQRLAAAAEPAGEAGALGRP; this is translated from the coding sequence ATGAATGCGCAACCAGTGGCCGGCGTGGTGCTGGCCGGGGGGCTTTCCACCCGCCTGGGGCAGGATAAAGCCGCACTGCGGCTCGCCGCCGGGGGGCCGGATCTGCTGGCCCGTACCCATGCGTTGCTGCGCGGGCTGCTGCCGCGCTGCTGGGTCTCCTGCCGGGCGGACAAGCCGCGCCTGGGCTATGCCTGCGTGTTCGACGCCGTGCCCGGCAAGGGCCCCATGGGCGGCATTGTCGCCGCCCTGACCCGCGCGCGGGACGAGGGCTTTGCCGCCGTGCTGGCCCTTTCCTGCGACCTGCCCTTTATGGACGCGCCCACCCTGGCCCGCCTGCTGGCCGCTCGGCAGGCCGCCCTGCCGCAAACCCTGCTCACCTGCTATGCGGCCGCGGCCACAGGGCGGCTGGAACCCCTGGCGGGCATTTACGAAGTCGCCGCATTGCCGCTGCTGCTGGATCACGCGGGGCGCGCGGGCCGCGGCAGTTCACTGTTCCGGCTGTTCCCCGCCGACCTTTGCCGCACGCTCCCGTATGGCCCGGAAGCGGCCCGGCCGTTTTTTAATCTCAATACTGCCGCCGACCTGGCAGCCGCCCAAAGGCTTGCGGCCGCCGCAGAGCCCGCCGGGGAAGCCGGCGCGCTGGGGCGCCCGTGA